Proteins from a genomic interval of Ictalurus furcatus strain D&B chromosome 2, Billie_1.0, whole genome shotgun sequence:
- the stat3 gene encoding signal transducer and activator of transcription 3 isoform X1, with amino-acid sequence MAQWNQLQQLETRYLEQLYHLYSDSFPMELRQFLAPWIESQDWAYAANKESHATLVFHNLLGEIDQQYSRFLQENNVLYQHNLRRIKQHLQSKYLEKPMEIARIVARCLWEEQRLLQTATTAQQDGQAAQHSGTVVTEKQQLLEHRLQDIRKKVQDMEQKMKMLENLQDDFDFNYKTLKSAGELSQDLNGNSQAAATRQKMAQLEQMLSALDQLRRQIVADMAGLLQAMDFVQKNLTDEELADWKRRQQIACIGGPPNICLDRLETWITSLAESQLQIRQQIKKLEELQQKVSYKGDPIVQHRPALEEKIVDLFRNLMKSAFVVERQPCMPMHPDRPLVIKTGVQFTNKVRLLVKFPELNYQLKIKVCIDKESGDVAAIRGSRKFNILGTNTKVMNMEESNNGSLSAEFKHLTLREQRCGNGGRTNSDASLIVTEELHLITFETEVYHQGLKIDLETHSLPVVVISNICQMPNAWASILWYNMLTNHPKNVNFFTKPPVGTWDQVAEVLSWQFSSTTKRGLTIEQLTTLAEKLLGPCVNYSGCQITWAKFCKENMAGKGFSFWVWLDNIIDLVKKYILALWNEGYIMGFISKERERAILSPKPPGTFLLRFSESSKEGGITFTWVEKDISGKTQIQSVEPYTKQQLNSMSFAEIIMGYKIMDATNILVSPLVYLFPDIPKEEAFGKYCRPEAQPDAENGDFTGCITQPYLKTKFICVTPCPSIFMDLPDSELLANGFPGTNSGNTSDLFPMSPRTLDSLMHNEAEANPGPLESLTLDMDMNTDVASPM; translated from the exons ATGGCCCAGTGGAACCAGTTGCAGCAGTTGGAGACGCGCTACCTGGAGCAGCTGTACCATCTGTACAGTGACAGCTTCCCTATGGAGCTCCGCCAGTTTCTTGCCCCCTGGATCGAGAGTCAGGACTG GGCGTATGCAGCCAATAAGGAGTCTCACGCCACGCTGGTGTTTCATAACCTGTTGGGAGAGATCGACCAGCAGTACAGCCGCTTCCTGCAGGAGAACAACGTCCTTTACCAGCACAACCTGAGACGCATCAAGCAGCACCTGCAGAGCAAGTACCTGGAGAAGCCCATGGAGATCGCTCGCATCGTCGCACGCTGTCTGTGGGAGGAGCAGAGACTGCTGCAGACCGCCACCACTGCTCAGCaa GATGGCCAGGCCGCTCAGCACAGCGGGACAGTGGTGACGGAGAAACAGCAGCTCCTGGAGCACAGACTGCAGGACATCAGGAAGAAAGTGCAG GATATGGAGCAGAAAATGAAGATGCTGGAGAACCTGCAGGATGACTTTGATTTCAACTACAAGACTCTGAAGAGCGCAGGAG AGCTGTCCCAGGACCTGAATGGGAACAGCCAGGCTGCAGCCACCAGACAGAAGATGGCCCAGCTGGAGCAGATGCTGAGCGCCCTGGATCAGCTCAGGAGG CAAATCGTGGCTGATATGGCAGGGCTGCTGCAGGCCATGGACTTTGTGCAGAAGAATCTGACTGATGAAGAGCTTGCTGATTGGAAGAGGAGACAGCAGATCGCCTGCATCGGAGGACCTCCCAACATTTGCCTGGACCGGCTAGAGACATG GATCACGTCATTGGCCGAGTCTCAGCTACAGATCAGGCAGCAGATAAAGAAACTGGAGGAGCTCCAGCAGAAAGTCTCGTATAAAGGAGATCCCATAGTTCAGCACCGCCCTGCCCTGGAGGAAAAGATTGTAGACCTCTTCCGCAATCTCATGAAGAG TGCGTTTGTGGTTGAGAGACAGCCCTGTATGCCAATGCATCCCGACAGACCTCTGGTCATAAAGACAGGAGTTCAGTTCACCAATAAAGTTCG GTTACTGGTGAAATTCCCAGAACTAAATTACCAGCTGAAAATCAAAGTTTGCATCGACAA GGAGTCTGGAGATGTTGCAGCCATTCGAGG GTCACGCAAGTTCAACATCCTGGGCACGAACACCAAAGTGATGAACATGGAGGAGTCCAACAATGGCAGCCTGTCCGCTGAATTCAAACACCTG ACTCTGCGAGAACAGAGGTGTGGCAACGGTGGCCGAACCAACAGCGAT GCCTCTCTGATAGTCACCGAAGAGCTTCATCTGATCACCTTTGAGACAGAGGTTTACCACCAGGGCCTTAAAATCGACCTTGAG acacactctctccctgTTGTAGTCATTTCTAATATCTGCCAGATGCCCAACGCCTGGGCGTCCATTCTGTGGTACAACATGCTGACTAACCATCCCAAG AATGTGAATTTCTTCACGAAGCCTCCAGTGGGTACATGGGATCAGGTGGCTGAAGTTCTGAGCTGGCAGTTTTCCTCCACAACCAAGAGAGGCCTGACTATTGAGCAACTCACCACACTGGCTGAGAAACTGCTTG GGCCTTGTGTGAACTACTCCGGTTGCCAGATCACTTGGGCCAAGTTTTGCAAA gagAACATGGCAGGAAAAGGGTTCTCATTCTGGGTTTGGTTGGATAACATCATTGACTTGGTGAAGAAGTACATCCTAGCTCTGTGGAATGAGGG ATATATCATGGGCTTCATCAgtaaggagagggagagggccATCTTGAGCCCAAAGCCTCCTGGGACATTTCTGCTGCGTTTCAGTGAGAGCAGTAAGGAGGGAGGCATCACATTCACCTGGGTGGAAAAAGACATCAGTG GTAAGACACAGATCCAGTCAGTTGAGCCGTACACTAAGCAGCAGCTGAACAGCATGTCCTTCGCCGAAATCATCATGGGCTACAAGATCATGGACGCCACAAACATCCTGGTGTCTCCACTCGTCTACCTTTTCCCCGACATCCCTAAAGAGGAGGCCTTCGGGAAGTACTGCCGGCCAGAAGCCCAGCCTGATGCGGAAAACGGGGATTTCACCGGATGTA tcacTCAGCCGTACCTGAAGACTAAGTTCATCTGCGTCACCCC GTGTCCTTCCATCTTCATGGACCTTCCGGACAGCGAACTGCTGGCTAACGGCTTCCCTGG GACTAACTCGGGTAACACGAGCGACCTGTTCCCCATGTCTCCTCGCACTCTCGACTCTCTGATGCACAATGAGGCTGAGGCCAACCCTGGACCTCtcg AATCCCTCACTCTGGACATGGACATGAACACGGATGTGGCCTCGCCCATGTGA
- the stat3 gene encoding signal transducer and activator of transcription 3 isoform X2, with amino-acid sequence MAQWNQLQQLETRYLEQLYHLYSDSFPMELRQFLAPWIESQDWAYAANKESHATLVFHNLLGEIDQQYSRFLQENNVLYQHNLRRIKQHLQSKYLEKPMEIARIVARCLWEEQRLLQTATTAQQDGQAAQHSGTVVTEKQQLLEHRLQDIRKKVQDMEQKMKMLENLQDDFDFNYKTLKSAGELSQDLNGNSQAAATRQKMAQLEQMLSALDQLRRQIVADMAGLLQAMDFVQKNLTDEELADWKRRQQIACIGGPPNICLDRLETWITSLAESQLQIRQQIKKLEELQQKVSYKGDPIVQHRPALEEKIVDLFRNLMKSAFVVERQPCMPMHPDRPLVIKTGVQFTNKVRLLVKFPELNYQLKIKVCIDKESGDVAAIRGSRKFNILGTNTKVMNMEESNNGSLSAEFKHLTLREQRCGNGGRTNSDASLIVTEELHLITFETEVYHQGLKIDLETHSLPVVVISNICQMPNAWASILWYNMLTNHPKNVNFFTKPPVGTWDQVAEVLSWQFSSTTKRGLTIEQLTTLAEKLLGPCVNYSGCQITWAKFCKENMAGKGFSFWVWLDNIIDLVKKYILALWNEGYIMGFISKERERAILSPKPPGTFLLRFSESSKEGGITFTWVEKDISGKTQIQSVEPYTKQQLNSMSFAEIIMGYKIMDATNILVSPLVYLFPDIPKEEAFGKYCRPEAQPDAENGDFTGCITQPYLKTKFICVTPTNSGNTSDLFPMSPRTLDSLMHNEAEANPGPLESLTLDMDMNTDVASPM; translated from the exons ATGGCCCAGTGGAACCAGTTGCAGCAGTTGGAGACGCGCTACCTGGAGCAGCTGTACCATCTGTACAGTGACAGCTTCCCTATGGAGCTCCGCCAGTTTCTTGCCCCCTGGATCGAGAGTCAGGACTG GGCGTATGCAGCCAATAAGGAGTCTCACGCCACGCTGGTGTTTCATAACCTGTTGGGAGAGATCGACCAGCAGTACAGCCGCTTCCTGCAGGAGAACAACGTCCTTTACCAGCACAACCTGAGACGCATCAAGCAGCACCTGCAGAGCAAGTACCTGGAGAAGCCCATGGAGATCGCTCGCATCGTCGCACGCTGTCTGTGGGAGGAGCAGAGACTGCTGCAGACCGCCACCACTGCTCAGCaa GATGGCCAGGCCGCTCAGCACAGCGGGACAGTGGTGACGGAGAAACAGCAGCTCCTGGAGCACAGACTGCAGGACATCAGGAAGAAAGTGCAG GATATGGAGCAGAAAATGAAGATGCTGGAGAACCTGCAGGATGACTTTGATTTCAACTACAAGACTCTGAAGAGCGCAGGAG AGCTGTCCCAGGACCTGAATGGGAACAGCCAGGCTGCAGCCACCAGACAGAAGATGGCCCAGCTGGAGCAGATGCTGAGCGCCCTGGATCAGCTCAGGAGG CAAATCGTGGCTGATATGGCAGGGCTGCTGCAGGCCATGGACTTTGTGCAGAAGAATCTGACTGATGAAGAGCTTGCTGATTGGAAGAGGAGACAGCAGATCGCCTGCATCGGAGGACCTCCCAACATTTGCCTGGACCGGCTAGAGACATG GATCACGTCATTGGCCGAGTCTCAGCTACAGATCAGGCAGCAGATAAAGAAACTGGAGGAGCTCCAGCAGAAAGTCTCGTATAAAGGAGATCCCATAGTTCAGCACCGCCCTGCCCTGGAGGAAAAGATTGTAGACCTCTTCCGCAATCTCATGAAGAG TGCGTTTGTGGTTGAGAGACAGCCCTGTATGCCAATGCATCCCGACAGACCTCTGGTCATAAAGACAGGAGTTCAGTTCACCAATAAAGTTCG GTTACTGGTGAAATTCCCAGAACTAAATTACCAGCTGAAAATCAAAGTTTGCATCGACAA GGAGTCTGGAGATGTTGCAGCCATTCGAGG GTCACGCAAGTTCAACATCCTGGGCACGAACACCAAAGTGATGAACATGGAGGAGTCCAACAATGGCAGCCTGTCCGCTGAATTCAAACACCTG ACTCTGCGAGAACAGAGGTGTGGCAACGGTGGCCGAACCAACAGCGAT GCCTCTCTGATAGTCACCGAAGAGCTTCATCTGATCACCTTTGAGACAGAGGTTTACCACCAGGGCCTTAAAATCGACCTTGAG acacactctctccctgTTGTAGTCATTTCTAATATCTGCCAGATGCCCAACGCCTGGGCGTCCATTCTGTGGTACAACATGCTGACTAACCATCCCAAG AATGTGAATTTCTTCACGAAGCCTCCAGTGGGTACATGGGATCAGGTGGCTGAAGTTCTGAGCTGGCAGTTTTCCTCCACAACCAAGAGAGGCCTGACTATTGAGCAACTCACCACACTGGCTGAGAAACTGCTTG GGCCTTGTGTGAACTACTCCGGTTGCCAGATCACTTGGGCCAAGTTTTGCAAA gagAACATGGCAGGAAAAGGGTTCTCATTCTGGGTTTGGTTGGATAACATCATTGACTTGGTGAAGAAGTACATCCTAGCTCTGTGGAATGAGGG ATATATCATGGGCTTCATCAgtaaggagagggagagggccATCTTGAGCCCAAAGCCTCCTGGGACATTTCTGCTGCGTTTCAGTGAGAGCAGTAAGGAGGGAGGCATCACATTCACCTGGGTGGAAAAAGACATCAGTG GTAAGACACAGATCCAGTCAGTTGAGCCGTACACTAAGCAGCAGCTGAACAGCATGTCCTTCGCCGAAATCATCATGGGCTACAAGATCATGGACGCCACAAACATCCTGGTGTCTCCACTCGTCTACCTTTTCCCCGACATCCCTAAAGAGGAGGCCTTCGGGAAGTACTGCCGGCCAGAAGCCCAGCCTGATGCGGAAAACGGGGATTTCACCGGATGTA tcacTCAGCCGTACCTGAAGACTAAGTTCATCTGCGTCACCCC GACTAACTCGGGTAACACGAGCGACCTGTTCCCCATGTCTCCTCGCACTCTCGACTCTCTGATGCACAATGAGGCTGAGGCCAACCCTGGACCTCtcg AATCCCTCACTCTGGACATGGACATGAACACGGATGTGGCCTCGCCCATGTGA